The following coding sequences are from one Zalophus californianus isolate mZalCal1 chromosome 15, mZalCal1.pri.v2, whole genome shotgun sequence window:
- the TSPAN14 gene encoding tetraspanin-14 isoform X2: MHYYRYSNAEVSCWYKYLLFSYNIVFWLAGVVFLGVGLWAWSEKGVLSDLTKVTRLHGIDPVVLVLMVGVVMFTLGFAGCVGALRENICLLKFFCGTIVLIFFLELAVAVLAFLFQDWVRDRFREFFESNIRSYRDDIDLQNLIDSLQKANQCCGAYGPEDWDLNVYFNCSGASYSREKCGVPFSCCVPDPAQKVVNTQCGYDVRTQLKSKWDESIFTKGCIQALEGWLPRNIYIVAGVFIAISLLQIFGIFLAKTLISDIEAVKAGHHF, from the exons TTGGCTGGAGTTGTCTTCCTTGGAGTCGGACTGTGGGCATGGAGCGAAAAG GGAGTGCTGTCTGACCTCACCAAAGTGACCCGGCTGCATGGAATCGACCCTGTGGTGCTGGTCCTGATGGTGGGCGTGGTGATGTTCACGCTGGGGTTCGCTGGCTGCGTGGGGGCCCTGCGGGAGAACATCTGCCTGCTCAAGTTT TTCTGCGGTACCATCGTGCTCATCTTCTTCCTGGAGCTGGCTGTGGCCGTGCTGGCCTTCCTCTTCCAGGACTGGGTGAGAGACCGGTTCCGCGAGTTCTTCGAGAGCAACATCAGATCCTACCGGGACGACATTGACCTACAGAACCTCATTGACTCCCTTCAGAAAGCC AACCAGTGCTGCGGAGCATATGGGCCTGAAGACTGGGACCTCAACGTCTACTTTAACTGCAGCGGCGCCAGCTACAGTCGCGAGAAGTGTGGGGTGCCCTTCTCCTGCTGCGTGCCGGACCCTGCG CAAAAAGTTGTGAACACACAGTGTGGATATGATGTCAGGACCCAG CTGAAGAGCAAGTGGGACGAGTCCATCTTCACAAAAGGCTGCATCCAGGCGCTGGAGGGCTGGCTCCCGCGCAATATTTACATCGTGGCCGGGGTCTTCATCGCCATCTCCCTGCTACAG ATTTTTGGCATCTTCCTGGCGAAGACCTTGATCTCGGACATTGAGGCGGTGAAGGCAGGCCATCACTTCTGA
- the TSPAN14 gene encoding tetraspanin-14 isoform X3: MGPYASLGGSGTLGALAHMQLAGVVFLGVGLWAWSEKGVLSDLTKVTRLHGIDPVVLVLMVGVVMFTLGFAGCVGALRENICLLKFFCGTIVLIFFLELAVAVLAFLFQDWVRDRFREFFESNIRSYRDDIDLQNLIDSLQKANQCCGAYGPEDWDLNVYFNCSGASYSREKCGVPFSCCVPDPAQKVVNTQCGYDVRTQLKSKWDESIFTKGCIQALEGWLPRNIYIVAGVFIAISLLQIFGIFLAKTLISDIEAVKAGHHF; this comes from the exons TTGGCTGGAGTTGTCTTCCTTGGAGTCGGACTGTGGGCATGGAGCGAAAAG GGAGTGCTGTCTGACCTCACCAAAGTGACCCGGCTGCATGGAATCGACCCTGTGGTGCTGGTCCTGATGGTGGGCGTGGTGATGTTCACGCTGGGGTTCGCTGGCTGCGTGGGGGCCCTGCGGGAGAACATCTGCCTGCTCAAGTTT TTCTGCGGTACCATCGTGCTCATCTTCTTCCTGGAGCTGGCTGTGGCCGTGCTGGCCTTCCTCTTCCAGGACTGGGTGAGAGACCGGTTCCGCGAGTTCTTCGAGAGCAACATCAGATCCTACCGGGACGACATTGACCTACAGAACCTCATTGACTCCCTTCAGAAAGCC AACCAGTGCTGCGGAGCATATGGGCCTGAAGACTGGGACCTCAACGTCTACTTTAACTGCAGCGGCGCCAGCTACAGTCGCGAGAAGTGTGGGGTGCCCTTCTCCTGCTGCGTGCCGGACCCTGCG CAAAAAGTTGTGAACACACAGTGTGGATATGATGTCAGGACCCAG CTGAAGAGCAAGTGGGACGAGTCCATCTTCACAAAAGGCTGCATCCAGGCGCTGGAGGGCTGGCTCCCGCGCAATATTTACATCGTGGCCGGGGTCTTCATCGCCATCTCCCTGCTACAG ATTTTTGGCATCTTCCTGGCGAAGACCTTGATCTCGGACATTGAGGCGGTGAAGGCAGGCCATCACTTCTGA